From one Anopheles bellator chromosome 1, idAnoBellAS_SP24_06.2, whole genome shotgun sequence genomic stretch:
- the LOC131216539 gene encoding death-associated inhibitor of apoptosis 1 yields MMAQVQSLPSIDTVDNKQSTDELACVTSNEYLYRETDRLRTFTNRWPVPFVQAEELARYGFYYTGSEDTVKCFFCRVEIGMWEEHDNVIEEHLRWSPYCPLLKKRHTNNEPINENFLSAVPEPSFDVCGINMRQHSYAENAGDRMSGDSWVSDVSSTSSTSTGSSVGEASGTISTDRSGLVVRSGADTGGMMLTAASAPHGTMLMGAMRRPEYPNYAIEADRLKSFADWPTSMYQKPQQLSDAGFFYTGNGDRVKCFSCGGGLKDWEQGDEPWEQHGIWYSNCEYLKLIKGHEFIQKCQQMREDEEAQTNGGQHSRPSTSGASSAASSLMSTSPVSSRSGVSSPTAPDDECTLRRCDSGLAAATDDGQQGEDETGIRNISDGKICKICFVNEYNTAFLPCGHVVACAKCASSVTKCPLCQQPFINVLRLYLS; encoded by the coding sequence CGAACATTTacgaaccggtggccggtaccGTTTGTGCAGGCGGAGGAGTTGGCTCGGTACGGGTTCTACTACACCGGTTCCGAGGACACGGTGAAGTGCTTCTTCTGTCGCGTCGAAATCGGCATGTGGGAGGAGCACGACAACGTGATCGAGGAACACCTTCGATGGTCACCGTACTGTCCGCTGCTGAAGAAGCGCCACACCAACAATGAGCCGATCAACGAGAACTTCCTGTCGGCGGTACCGGAGCCCAGCTTCGACGTGTGCGGCATCAACATGCGCCAGCACTCGTACGCCGAGAATGCGGGTGACCGTATGAGCGGTGATTCCTGGGTCAGCGAtgtcagcagcaccagcagcactaGCACCGGCAGTAGTGTCGGTGAAGCGAGCGGAACGATCAGCACCGACCGGAGCGGACTGGTGGTGCGTAGCGGGGCCGATACCGGCGGCATGATGCTGACGGCGGCCTCCGCCCCGCACGGTACGATGCTGATGGGTGCGATGCGCCGGCCCGAGTATCCGAACTACGCGATCGAAGCCGATCGGCTCAAGTCGTTCGCGGACTGGCCCACGTCCATGTACCAGAAGCCCCAGCAGTTGAGCGATGCCGGCTTTTTCTACACCGGCAACGGTGACCGGGTGAAGTGCTTCAGCTGCGGCGGAGGCCTCAAGGATTGGGAGCAGGGCGACGAACCGTGGGAGCAGCACGGCATCTGGTACAGCAACTGTGAGTACCTGAAGCTGATCAAGGGCCACGAGTTCATCCAGAAGTGCCAGCAGATGCGGGAGGACGAGGAGGCACaaacgaacggtggccagcacTCGCGGCCGTCCACGTCCGGTGCCAGTTCGGCGGCGTCGTCCTTGATGAGCACCTCGCCCGTTTCGTCCCGCAGCGGCGTGAGCTCCCCGACGGCACCGGACGATGAGTGCACGTTGCGTCGCTGCGATTCCGGGCTCGCCGCGGCAACGGACGACGGTCAGCAGGGGGAGGACGAAACGGGAATCCGCAACATTTCCGATGGCAAAATCTGCAAGATCTGTTTCGTCAACGAATACAACACGGCATTTTTGCCCTGCGGCCATGTGGTCGCGTGTGCCAAGTGTGCATCGTCCGTCACCAAGTGTCCACTGTGTCAGCAACCGTTCATCAACGTGCTCAGGTTGTACCTGTCCTAA